ATGTTTTGCCACGAGTGATCAAGGAAATCGACGTCGCAATGTCTGAGCAAGCCCCACGCATCTTCCCGCCCGAATTCATTCGCGATTCCATGCGACACGCCAATGAACTTGCCGAGATGGGACGGGTTGCGGAAGCGAGGGAAATCTGGAACAGTATCGTCCAATTGTGCGAGGCCGAACCGATGGCATCCGAATTGATTCGCGATGTCCAAGCTCGACTCGCGGACTCCCAGCCTGCTCCTTCCGCTGAAATTACCGACCCATGAGTGACCCCCACGACTTGAAAGCCAGCATCCGGACGATTCCCGATTTCCCCAAACCAGGTATTCAATTTCGCGATATCACGACACTTTTGGCATCTCCGAAGGCGTTTCAACGAACAATCGACCAGTTCGCCGAACGATTCGAGAATCAGGGCGTGACCGCGATCATCGCCGCTGAGGCCCGAGGGTTCATTTTCGCGGCCCCATTGGCACTCCGTTTGAATGCCCGTTTCATCCCGGTGCGGAAACCCGGCAAATTGCCATTCGAGGTCCACTCGTTCCAATATCAACTGGAATACGGCACCGACGCCCTGGAGATGCACACAGATGCGTTGTCAGCCACCGATCGCGTGCTGATGGTCGATGATTTGCTCGCCACCGGTGGAACCATGGAAGCGTGCATGCGGATCACCGAGAAACTTGGGGCGAATATCGTCGGCGCGGCCTTCGTGATCGAACTTCCATTCCTGAACGGACGCCAACGCTTGGAACCGCATGACGTGTATTCACTCGTTCAATATTCGGCGGAGGAATAAATCATGGCGGACGACGGAACCTCATCGCAAAGTGTTTTCGACGGTCGCGTCGTGGACCGATGTGAGCAAATTATGGCTCACCTGTGGATGGTGCGGACGTTCGTCAAACACAGCGACGAAGTGGAAGACTTCCCGGAATTGATGATGACCGCCCGAACGATTTTCGATACCGCGCTCGCGTTGGAAACACGGATCGAAGACCCGGCCAAGTATCAGCACATGCTGCGGAAAAAAATCGGTAAACTTCGGGCAGCCGCCGAACAATTCAAAATCGACGCCCCGCAGGCATCACTCCATACAAACTTCAAGATGGCCGTCATCTCGTTCGATGCGGGAGTCGGAGAATTGGAAGCGATTCTTGCCCAGGCGTCTGCGTGAACTGCAGTAGATTGACGCAGGCAAAACTGGTCTCGCGGCTAATTCCTTTGTTCGATATGATGGATGGGTGGATTCGAAACGTCACGGATTGGCGTCACCGAACCCACCCATCAAATCATTGGACCGGATCGGTCGAACGGAATGGAATCCGAAGCCCTCCCAGTTGAATCGTCAGATACTCCGATTGCACCAGCTCCTGCGTGGTTGGCCGTCTCACGGGGTGTGGCGCTATTCTTGGGTACAATGGCTTGGCTCAACTTGCTAGGGGACTTTCGCCAAGTTGGTCCGCATGCAACATTCTGGTGGATGGACGGCGTTATTGTCGCCCGCCCAATCGCACGAGCTGGCCTGTCGCTTGCGGCGATGCTCCTGATCGGGTTCGCCGTTGCCCCACGGTTTCCACTTCCCATGCGTCTACTGACGATCTGTGGATTGCTGATCGTCTTCGCGTTCGCGTTGGAACGGACCTTCCAACACTACCGAATTACTGCGTCTCCGTTACAACCCAACCGCGTCCTGTTTCCGCTCTCCCTGCAAATGGCCGCCTACGCTGCAACCGTTCTGGCCGGATTGTTGGCTGGTCGGCGAGTTGTCGGGCGTCCTTGGAGAGACGGGGGTATCGCAGCATTCGCGGTCTGTGTGTGCTTTGCAGGCTTCCCGCTCGCTCAGATGCACTGCGTTGGGGCATGTCCGTCAGATAATTCAGCGGATGTGATCGTCGTGCTCGGGTTCCAAGATGACTGGCACGCACTGCCATCCCATGAATTGGACCGTCGGCTGAATATGGCGAACGAGATGGTCGGGCATCAACCGGGATTGCAGGTGGTTCTTTGCCGATCCCAGCAATCATCGCCGAAGCCCGATGTTCTTACGCTCACACGCGCTGACGAGGAATCATCGGTGCGACAGTTCGTCGGCAACTCGCTTGAGACCTCGCTCGAATCCGCGATTTATTATGCAAACGAGCAGAACTTCCGCCGGCTTGCGGTTGTCACGGATGCGTACAGCCTTCCACGCGCCAAACTACGATTGCAACAAGCTGGTTTCACCGTGTTGCCAGTACCACTGCACAGAACCACTCACCAGGTTCGTTGGCGACACGTCATGCACGAAGTCGCCGCCTTGTGGTGGTGGTACCTGCGTCCGCTTGGTTAGTCGAATCTCGGCGACGATTCCGAACCTACGCCGCGGCCGGGTCTCCACCTTCTTCGAAAACACCGAATCGGCGGAACTTCTCGTATCGGCGATTGAGCAGTTCGTCTTTGGGGATCGTGTACAACTCTTTGAGTGCGGCGTTCAGTGATCCCCGCAACATGGTGGCCATCGCCCGGTGATCGCGGTGTGCTCCGCCCAATGGCTCGGAGATGACTTCGTCGATCACGCCAAGCTGTGCAAGATCGGGAGCCGTGAACCGGAGAGCTTTGGCGGCTTTGTCTTTGTGTTCAACGCCTTTCCAAAGAATACCGGCACAGCCTTCTGGGCTAATCACTGAATAATACGCGAACTGCAAGACAGCGATATGATCGCCAATGCCGATCCCCAATGCACCGCCCGACCCACCTTCGCCGATCACCACGCACACGATCGGCGTGTTGAGCATCGACATTTCTCGCAGGTTCAACGCGATGTTGTAGGAAATACCGCGTTCCTCGGCGTCCACACCTGGATAAGCACCGGGTGTATCAATCAGACAGATGATCGGCACTTGAAACTTCGCCGCCAACTGCATTTTGGACAGTGCTTTGCGATACCCCTCCGGATGGGCACAGCCGTAGTAGCACTGATTCCGTTCCTTCAGCGTACGGCCTTTTTGTTGGCCGACGAGAAGAACTTTGTGGTCATCCAACTTGGCGAAACCGGTCACGATTGCCCGATCGTCGCCGAACGCTTTATCGCCGTGAAGCTCCACGAACTCGTCGAAAACCAACTCCAGATAGTCCAAAGTTTGCGGACGGTTCCCATGACGCGAAACCAAACAAACCTCTGCCGGATCGAGGTTCTCGAAGATCTCTCGTTTCATCCGAGCGATTTCGACCCGCATGTTGCGGATGGCGTCTTTCGTGCCAGGCGTGGGATCAGGCTGATTTTCGAGAATTTCGAGCTGTTGTTCCAACTCGTAAATGGGACGCTCAAAAGGCAGGATGTTGATAGGAGCCATAGTCGTTCAATTTCTGGCGGATCCGGGAACCCAAGTCTCTGTTATCAAGGAAGCGTCTCGATAGAATAGCAGTCACTCGACCGATTGAAAACATCCCGACCAATTCCCGGCATCAGCTCCCGCAACAATGACCGAAAAACCACGAGATTGGGACAAACGTTACCGAACAGGAGACATGCCCTGGGATTCTGGGTTGCCTTCACGTGAACTCCTGCGGGTTCTTGATGAACAAGCGATTCCACCGGGATCGGCCCTCGAACTCGGCTGCGGAACCGGCACCAACGCCGTTGCATTGGCAGAACGTGGATTCCACGTGACGGCTGTCGATCTATCGCCAACAGCCTTGGAATTTGCTCAAAAGAAAGCGGATGCCAATGGTGTGTCGGTCAACTGGCAGTGCGGTGACATCACCGACCTTTCCTTTGTGGAAACTCCTTTTGATTTCCTGTTCGATCGGGGATGCTACCACTGTGTCCGGAAGATTGATCTGCCGGGATTTCAGGAAACCGTCCTGTCTGCCTGTCGTCAGGGAACTCAATTGTTAATGATCACGGGGAACTCCAACGCTCCCGGTTCGGGTGGACCGCCCCGTTTGTCGGCTGATGAAATTCGCACGGACTGGTCCGAGTGGTTCGATATCGGTTTTTTGCGGGAAATTCATCTCGAAGATGCGGGTGGTGTTGAGGGACCGTTGGCGTGGTCTTGTTTGATGACGCGAAACGCAGCCCCCAAGCGTTCCCAATAATGTGGGCCATTGCAGAAGGATCAGGAATTTCGTGTACGATTTG
This portion of the Thalassoroseus pseudoceratinae genome encodes:
- a CDS encoding adenine phosphoribosyltransferase; this translates as MSDPHDLKASIRTIPDFPKPGIQFRDITTLLASPKAFQRTIDQFAERFENQGVTAIIAAEARGFIFAAPLALRLNARFIPVRKPGKLPFEVHSFQYQLEYGTDALEMHTDALSATDRVLMVDDLLATGGTMEACMRITEKLGANIVGAAFVIELPFLNGRQRLEPHDVYSLVQYSAEE
- a CDS encoding amidohydrolase — protein: MADDGTSSQSVFDGRVVDRCEQIMAHLWMVRTFVKHSDEVEDFPELMMTARTIFDTALALETRIEDPAKYQHMLRKKIGKLRAAAEQFKIDAPQASLHTNFKMAVISFDAGVGELEAILAQASA
- a CDS encoding YdcF family protein; translated protein: MGGFETSRIGVTEPTHQIIGPDRSNGMESEALPVESSDTPIAPAPAWLAVSRGVALFLGTMAWLNLLGDFRQVGPHATFWWMDGVIVARPIARAGLSLAAMLLIGFAVAPRFPLPMRLLTICGLLIVFAFALERTFQHYRITASPLQPNRVLFPLSLQMAAYAATVLAGLLAGRRVVGRPWRDGGIAAFAVCVCFAGFPLAQMHCVGACPSDNSADVIVVLGFQDDWHALPSHELDRRLNMANEMVGHQPGLQVVLCRSQQSSPKPDVLTLTRADEESSVRQFVGNSLETSLESAIYYANEQNFRRLAVVTDAYSLPRAKLRLQQAGFTVLPVPLHRTTHQVRWRHVMHEVAALWWWYLRPLG
- a CDS encoding acetyl-CoA carboxylase carboxyltransferase subunit alpha, which produces MAPINILPFERPIYELEQQLEILENQPDPTPGTKDAIRNMRVEIARMKREIFENLDPAEVCLVSRHGNRPQTLDYLELVFDEFVELHGDKAFGDDRAIVTGFAKLDDHKVLLVGQQKGRTLKERNQCYYGCAHPEGYRKALSKMQLAAKFQVPIICLIDTPGAYPGVDAEERGISYNIALNLREMSMLNTPIVCVVIGEGGSGGALGIGIGDHIAVLQFAYYSVISPEGCAGILWKGVEHKDKAAKALRFTAPDLAQLGVIDEVISEPLGGAHRDHRAMATMLRGSLNAALKELYTIPKDELLNRRYEKFRRFGVFEEGGDPAAA
- a CDS encoding class I SAM-dependent methyltransferase, whose product is MTEKPRDWDKRYRTGDMPWDSGLPSRELLRVLDEQAIPPGSALELGCGTGTNAVALAERGFHVTAVDLSPTALEFAQKKADANGVSVNWQCGDITDLSFVETPFDFLFDRGCYHCVRKIDLPGFQETVLSACRQGTQLLMITGNSNAPGSGGPPRLSADEIRTDWSEWFDIGFLREIHLEDAGGVEGPLAWSCLMTRNAAPKRSQ